One genomic region from Reichenbachiella ulvae encodes:
- a CDS encoding DUF6984 family protein has product MAALRAIREEEKNMVRAMLQHIGADEAQYPISSQVSEYGDPHMGSINFDNDRPDLYDGDLVQCEYSDEDGENVVLSLTKDAEGKLLDLDFWKSNFTPLVKYPTPEVVSYKQK; this is encoded by the coding sequence ATGGCTGCACTGCGAGCGATACGAGAGGAAGAAAAAAACATGGTGAGGGCGATGCTGCAGCATATTGGAGCCGATGAGGCGCAATATCCGATCAGTAGTCAGGTGAGTGAGTACGGCGATCCACATATGGGTAGTATCAATTTTGATAATGATCGCCCGGATCTGTATGACGGTGACTTGGTGCAGTGTGAGTACAGCGACGAAGATGGTGAAAATGTGGTGCTATCACTGACCAAAGATGCCGAAGGCAAGCTGCTGGATCTGGACTTTTGGAAGTCCAATTTTACTCCACTAGTAAAGTACCCTACTCCGGAGGTGGTGAGCTACAAACAAAAATAG
- a CDS encoding DUF6962 family protein yields MTKISFELWGMQLLEPMGFLLNMVMCLFSFALFFRLKDEEVSEFKKHWINFYWLFALSTLFGGFSHLLYNYLGMMGKVPGWLAAVFAIASIEMAVATQHPDKEGLLKRIIRFKAIVVLVLMAIDLHFTWVMIQTASGLLIILGISSIHHVKRGQGHYLLFLYGIGLMILTLPFRLGQIDLHLWFNRDDISHVFMICTLALMYKGVKHSELKLQATT; encoded by the coding sequence ATGACCAAAATATCATTTGAGCTGTGGGGAATGCAGCTGTTGGAACCGATGGGTTTTTTGCTCAATATGGTAATGTGCCTCTTTTCATTTGCTTTGTTTTTTCGATTGAAAGATGAAGAGGTAAGTGAATTCAAAAAACATTGGATCAATTTTTACTGGCTTTTCGCCCTTTCTACCCTTTTCGGAGGTTTCTCTCATTTGCTATACAACTATTTGGGCATGATGGGCAAAGTTCCAGGATGGCTAGCTGCAGTATTTGCCATCGCCAGCATCGAGATGGCAGTGGCCACCCAGCACCCTGACAAAGAAGGTCTGCTGAAAAGAATCATTCGCTTCAAAGCAATCGTGGTTTTAGTACTCATGGCCATCGATTTGCATTTCACCTGGGTCATGATCCAAACCGCCTCAGGACTGCTGATCATCTTAGGCATTTCATCGATTCATCATGTCAAAAGAGGTCAGGGGCATTACCTGCTTTTCCTTTATGGAATCGGCCTGATGATCTTGACGCTACCGTTCAGACTGGGCCAGATCGACTTGCACCTTTGGTTCAACAGAGACGATATCAGTCATGTTTTTATGATCTGCACTTTGGCACTCATGTACAAAGGCGTGAAGCATTCAGAGCTCAAGCTGCAGGCTACTACTTAA
- a CDS encoding SDR family oxidoreductase, translated as MKLKRNKILITGGSKGIGKEMALRFLALGNQVIITGRNTYALRSLQEAYPQLIIYQCDLNKSEEINGLLDFVKADHPDLNILINNAGVQFNYDLSEKNKVMHWVYEEMSTNLIAPINLATGLIEVLEKNENSAIVNVSSALAFVPKQSAPIYSASKAGLHNFTQVLRYQLEGRIKVFELIPPLVDTGMTNGRGSGKISPKELVSAFVYAFQQDQFEINVGKVKVLRWLHRLYPSGAERMMRFK; from the coding sequence ATGAAACTAAAGAGAAACAAAATATTGATTACTGGAGGTAGTAAGGGAATCGGCAAGGAGATGGCCTTGCGTTTCCTTGCCCTTGGCAATCAAGTGATCATCACCGGAAGAAACACTTATGCGCTACGCTCCTTACAGGAGGCTTACCCTCAACTCATCATCTATCAGTGTGATCTGAACAAAAGTGAGGAAATCAATGGTCTTCTGGATTTCGTAAAGGCCGACCATCCAGACCTGAACATACTGATCAACAATGCCGGAGTGCAGTTCAACTATGATCTATCCGAAAAGAACAAGGTGATGCACTGGGTGTATGAGGAGATGTCTACCAACCTGATCGCGCCGATCAATCTGGCAACTGGCTTGATTGAAGTATTGGAGAAGAATGAGAATTCGGCCATTGTCAATGTATCCTCTGCTTTGGCCTTTGTTCCCAAACAATCTGCTCCGATCTATTCGGCCAGCAAAGCGGGCCTGCATAACTTCACTCAGGTGTTGCGCTATCAGCTGGAGGGTCGAATCAAGGTTTTCGAACTGATACCTCCTTTGGTCGATACTGGCATGACGAATGGTCGGGGTAGCGGAAAAATATCTCCCAAAGAACTGGTTTCAGCTTTTGTTTACGCTTTTCAGCAGGACCAATTCGAGATCAACGTTGGAAAGGTAAAGGTGCTGCGATGGCTCCACCGGCTGTATCCGAGTGGAGCAGAGCGGATGATGCGTTTTAAGTAG
- a CDS encoding TonB-dependent receptor, producing the protein MKKVVTLLLGIIAAMLSLHVQAQTQTVKGQIIDVQSEYPLIGASIQLIGSDPLIGTITDIEGNFKLNNIPIGRQSFAVTYVGYKSITLPNVLVTMGKEVVLQIKLEESVEKLDEVVVTAGADKDLPINELAKVSARTFSLEEVTRFSGGRNDVARLATSFAGVSAPNDSRNDIVVRGNSPTGLLWRLNGLPIATTNHFATLGTTGGPVNALNTNMLRTSDFLTGAFPAEYGNANAAVFDVNFRNGNADNYEFTAQMSVFSGVEAMAEGPISRKNGSSFLISYRYGLAQFAATGTSAIPVYQDLSFKLNLGDSPLGRFEIFGMGGLSSIDFHGDEIDEDDLFANPNEDAFIDNDLGMLGVTHTGRLSKTAYIKSAIGVSTYSNQYFQDNLIRNAAGQQIDAYRSVNNENRESRVSLTSQLNKKFNARWSLRAGFLTELYLPNFFTESRDNQPEVPDNDGDGIPDYFLLYRDFEESYSVSQVFAQAEYKVSDRLSTTFGLHSQYHDYTESTVLEPRAAISYELLNQQRISFAYGLHAQAIPSPVLFLEEEQADGSYRRTNDQLDFMKSHHFVLGYDRQLGTDWRLKTELYYQYLYDVPVESTPSSYSVLNEGADFVFENKGSLVNEGTGSNYGLELTLEKFFSHGYYLLLTTSIYDSEYKGSDDVTRSTAFNNHFVFNTLFGKEWKFGSQSQHAWTFDTKLTTAGGQRYTAIDLDATRQNNGEEVRFDNQAFEEQLGNYFRWDVKFGVRLNSAKRDISHQFFIDLLNVTNRKNEFVKRYNEVTDDINLVEQTGFFPDVMYRINF; encoded by the coding sequence ATGAAAAAGGTAGTTACGCTGCTGCTCGGTATCATCGCCGCAATGCTTAGCCTGCATGTACAGGCCCAAACCCAAACTGTAAAAGGGCAAATCATAGATGTACAATCCGAATACCCACTGATCGGGGCATCTATTCAGTTGATAGGCTCTGATCCATTGATCGGTACCATTACAGACATCGAAGGAAACTTTAAGCTGAATAATATCCCCATAGGCCGACAGAGCTTTGCTGTCACCTATGTGGGATATAAAAGCATCACACTGCCCAATGTGCTGGTAACGATGGGAAAGGAAGTCGTACTCCAGATCAAACTAGAAGAGTCAGTCGAAAAGCTCGATGAAGTAGTAGTCACTGCCGGAGCGGACAAGGACCTTCCCATCAATGAACTGGCTAAGGTGAGTGCGAGAACTTTCAGTCTGGAAGAAGTCACCCGCTTTTCGGGCGGTAGAAATGACGTGGCACGACTGGCTACCTCTTTTGCAGGGGTCAGTGCGCCGAATGATTCCAGAAATGATATCGTCGTACGGGGCAATTCACCGACAGGACTGCTTTGGAGGTTGAATGGCCTGCCCATAGCCACTACCAATCACTTTGCCACACTGGGCACAACTGGCGGTCCTGTCAATGCCCTCAACACCAACATGCTACGAACGTCAGATTTCCTTACGGGTGCATTCCCTGCTGAGTATGGCAATGCGAATGCAGCGGTTTTTGATGTCAATTTTAGAAATGGAAATGCGGACAATTATGAATTCACTGCGCAGATGAGTGTGTTTTCAGGAGTGGAAGCCATGGCCGAAGGACCGATCAGTCGTAAGAATGGTTCTTCCTTTCTGATTTCTTATCGCTATGGTTTGGCTCAGTTTGCTGCTACTGGTACTAGTGCCATACCCGTCTATCAAGATCTTTCTTTCAAATTAAATCTCGGAGATAGCCCTTTGGGGCGATTCGAGATTTTTGGAATGGGTGGCTTGAGCAGTATCGATTTTCATGGGGATGAGATCGACGAGGATGATCTGTTTGCCAATCCTAATGAGGACGCCTTTATTGATAATGATCTGGGTATGTTAGGTGTGACACATACGGGACGATTGAGCAAGACGGCTTATATCAAATCGGCCATTGGGGTGTCTACCTATAGCAATCAATACTTTCAGGACAATCTGATTCGCAATGCTGCAGGACAGCAGATCGATGCCTACCGATCTGTCAACAATGAAAACCGGGAAAGTAGGGTATCCCTTACTTCTCAGCTCAACAAGAAATTCAATGCACGTTGGTCATTGCGAGCAGGATTTTTGACTGAGTTGTATTTGCCTAACTTCTTTACCGAGAGTAGAGACAACCAGCCAGAGGTCCCAGACAATGATGGAGACGGTATTCCTGATTATTTCTTGCTCTATCGTGATTTTGAAGAAAGCTATTCAGTCAGTCAGGTCTTTGCGCAGGCTGAGTACAAAGTGAGCGATCGATTGAGTACTACTTTTGGTCTCCACAGCCAATATCACGACTATACCGAGTCCACAGTATTAGAACCGAGAGCGGCGATCAGCTATGAGTTGCTCAATCAGCAGCGCATCAGCTTTGCCTATGGACTGCATGCTCAGGCAATTCCTAGTCCAGTACTGTTTTTGGAGGAGGAGCAGGCAGATGGCAGCTATCGACGCACCAACGATCAACTGGATTTCATGAAGAGTCATCATTTTGTCCTTGGCTATGACCGGCAGCTCGGTACCGACTGGAGACTGAAAACGGAACTCTACTATCAGTACCTCTACGACGTACCTGTCGAGTCTACCCCTAGCAGTTATTCCGTGCTGAACGAAGGAGCGGATTTCGTATTCGAAAACAAAGGCTCGCTGGTCAATGAAGGCACAGGTAGCAACTATGGACTGGAATTGACTTTGGAGAAATTTTTCAGTCATGGTTATTATTTGCTCCTGACTACTTCGATCTATGATTCTGAGTACAAAGGCAGTGATGATGTTACTCGCAGCACCGCTTTCAACAATCACTTTGTCTTCAATACTTTATTTGGGAAGGAGTGGAAATTTGGGAGCCAGAGTCAGCATGCCTGGACCTTTGACACTAAGTTGACCACTGCTGGAGGCCAGCGCTACACGGCCATCGATCTGGATGCCACCAGACAAAACAATGGGGAAGAAGTGCGCTTTGACAATCAGGCATTCGAAGAGCAGCTGGGCAACTATTTTCGCTGGGATGTGAAATTTGGCGTCCGCCTCAACAGTGCTAAGCGTGATATTTCGCATCAGTTCTTCATCGATTTGCTGAATGTCACCAATCGCAAAAATGAATTTGTGAAGCGATACAATGAGGTGACGGATGATATCAATCTGGTAGAGCAAACAGGCTTCTTTCCAGACGTGATGTACAGGATCAATTTTTAG
- a CDS encoding sensor histidine kinase: protein MLKIKEIYLRWFGILVVALIVNFFIKQHEHAQMPIWQQVLISFTFTAILWNGVLFIMLRMRKRYTSIQKTPRRLIVTSVLASLLLVFGSNLIGMVLGLCSLDDLKNPAYFFRYAHVNFIVAIIVTSIYEGAYFFGKWKDSLIQNEELKSQQIRTQYGVLQNQMSPHFLFNSLNTLTTLITEDQNTAIDFTQTLSDVYRYILHNKERELVPLCEEMEFCQSYVFLLKKRFPENFEVSFNIPKTKRHLYIAPLTLQMLLENAIKHNAITKGSPLRVEVKVDENNLLEIRNNLQTKHSLEISTKTGLENIKKRYQLLGQRAINVVKTEKDFIVQVPLIELISEVEHLKSAV, encoded by the coding sequence ATGTTGAAAATCAAAGAAATATATCTGCGCTGGTTTGGCATATTGGTGGTGGCCTTGATTGTGAATTTCTTCATCAAGCAACATGAGCATGCGCAAATGCCCATTTGGCAGCAGGTTTTGATTTCTTTCACCTTCACCGCTATCCTTTGGAATGGTGTCCTTTTCATCATGCTGAGGATGAGAAAAAGGTACACCTCTATTCAGAAAACCCCCCGAAGGCTCATAGTCACATCTGTATTAGCCTCCTTGCTTTTGGTGTTTGGATCCAATCTGATTGGTATGGTATTGGGGCTTTGTTCTTTGGATGACCTCAAGAATCCAGCTTACTTTTTCCGGTACGCTCATGTCAATTTTATCGTGGCTATTATAGTCACCTCGATCTACGAGGGAGCTTATTTCTTTGGGAAGTGGAAGGACTCACTGATCCAAAACGAAGAATTGAAGAGCCAGCAGATTCGCACACAATACGGTGTGCTTCAAAATCAAATGAGCCCACATTTTCTCTTCAACAGTCTAAACACACTGACCACCTTGATCACGGAAGACCAAAATACTGCGATCGATTTTACCCAGACGCTTTCGGATGTTTATCGCTACATCCTTCACAACAAGGAGCGAGAATTGGTTCCACTCTGTGAGGAAATGGAATTTTGCCAATCCTACGTCTTCCTGCTGAAGAAGCGCTTTCCTGAAAACTTTGAAGTCAGCTTTAATATTCCCAAGACCAAAAGACATCTCTACATTGCCCCTCTGACACTTCAGATGCTATTAGAAAATGCCATTAAACACAATGCCATCACGAAAGGTTCTCCGCTGAGGGTGGAGGTGAAAGTGGACGAAAACAACCTGCTCGAAATTAGAAACAACCTCCAGACCAAACACTCGCTGGAGATATCCACCAAGACAGGGCTGGAAAACATCAAAAAGCGCTACCAACTCCTCGGGCAGCGAGCCATCAATGTGGTCAAAACAGAAAAAGACTTCATCGTACAAGTACCTTTGATCGAATTGATATCTGAAGTGGAACATCTAAAATCTGCCGTATAG
- a CDS encoding LytR/AlgR family response regulator transcription factor — MKVLIVEDEAPAFRRLQKMLEEVDETIEIVEVIDGVEESVNWMKGISNWPDLIFMDIQLSDGISFDIFEKVKVQSPVIFTTAFDEYMLKAFRVNSIDYLLKPINQKELVRSLDKYQNLRSSLAPVSEPNIQELMKCIQIGSAKYKSRFLVKMGEKMMSVETENIAAFQALNGLVYLISQSGKRYVIDLTLEDIMKELDPEKFYRVNRQFILCYHCIDSIHKYGKSKLLIEPKLELEEPIIVSSERASAFKQWLG, encoded by the coding sequence GTGAAAGTACTGATAGTAGAAGACGAGGCGCCAGCATTTAGACGCCTACAGAAAATGCTGGAAGAAGTAGACGAAACCATCGAAATCGTAGAAGTGATCGATGGTGTGGAAGAAAGCGTCAACTGGATGAAAGGCATCAGCAACTGGCCTGACCTGATCTTCATGGATATCCAATTGAGCGATGGGATCAGTTTCGATATCTTCGAAAAAGTAAAGGTGCAATCCCCAGTGATCTTTACCACAGCCTTTGACGAATACATGCTCAAGGCCTTTCGTGTCAACAGTATCGACTACCTCCTCAAGCCGATTAATCAGAAAGAATTGGTCCGCAGTCTGGACAAATATCAGAACCTTCGCTCCTCACTGGCCCCTGTATCTGAGCCCAATATCCAGGAGCTGATGAAATGCATTCAAATTGGCAGTGCCAAATACAAATCCCGTTTTTTGGTGAAAATGGGTGAAAAAATGATGTCGGTAGAGACGGAGAATATTGCCGCCTTTCAGGCACTCAATGGTTTGGTGTATTTGATCAGCCAATCTGGGAAGCGCTATGTGATCGACCTGACGCTAGAAGACATCATGAAAGAGCTCGATCCCGAAAAGTTCTACCGGGTCAATCGCCAGTTCATCCTTTGCTATCACTGCATCGATTCGATCCACAAATACGGCAAGAGCAAACTGCTCATCGAACCCAAGCTCGAATTAGAAGAGCCCATCATCGTCAGTAGCGAAAGGGCCAGTGCTTTCAAGCAGTGGTTGGGGTAA
- a CDS encoding GxxExxY protein → MTENQIASLIVDTCYQIHTQLGAGLFESVYEEILTYELREKGLKTERQKGIPVFWKDIKMDVGFRADLIIENKVIIEIKSVELIAPVHKKQLLTYLKVTDLKLGLLINFNEALIKNGITRIVNKL, encoded by the coding sequence ATGACCGAAAACCAAATTGCCTCTTTAATTGTAGATACCTGCTATCAAATACACACGCAACTAGGGGCAGGATTATTCGAATCAGTTTATGAAGAAATACTGACTTACGAACTGAGAGAAAAAGGATTAAAAACGGAAAGGCAAAAAGGAATCCCCGTTTTCTGGAAAGACATCAAAATGGATGTCGGGTTTAGAGCAGATCTTATCATTGAGAACAAAGTGATTATTGAAATCAAGTCGGTGGAACTCATAGCTCCTGTGCATAAAAAGCAGCTATTGACCTACTTGAAAGTAACAGATTTAAAGCTGGGCCTATTGATCAACTTTAATGAAGCCTTAATCAAGAATGGGATAACAAGAATCGTCAACAAACTATAA
- a CDS encoding nitrite reductase, whose protein sequence is MQSFRTELENLDNPVVEKDIIDLAARIEKFNNGDIDPDKFRSLRLARGVYGQRQPGNQMVRIKIPYGKMSVKQLRRIADISTEYGGGNLHATTRQDIQIHYVSLDRTPELWAKLEQDDITLREACGNTVRNVTASPVAGIDPNEPFDVSPYAHAVFEYFLRNPVCQEMGRKFKISFSSSDKDTGISFIHDIGFIPKVKTEGGKEIRGFKVMIGGGLGAQPAPAVKAYDFLEEDQIIPFTEALLRVFDRYGERKRRVKARFKFLLADIGLEEVMRLVKEEWNALSTKSYKIDTSAVAGPVLPTTIGFSDKALINPEQFELWKETNVHPQKQEGYYYVEVKVPNGDISSQKAHKFADIISKYAADDVRVTVNQGYVLRYVKEDSLKSLFTELDDLNLANPGFDSTADIIACAGTDTCNLGISNSTRVALELEGVIEREYPELIKNNDIKIKISGCPNSCGHHAIASIGFHGSSLRNKATKKVLPAVQVLLGGGLDKDGDGFIAEKVIKVPSKKAPDVLRVLFNDYDENAEEGEYYATYFKRQGKDYFYQLLKFLADTENVTDSDYIDWGKDEQFKVETEVGECAGVIIDLFSTLMFEAEEKAQWAKQAHELGNYADSIYHAYSVFINGAKALLVDKGVTVNTQAGIMKSFDEEFEGDFESVVGSSFTDFVLRIKQNEPSKEWAEKFIEDADQFLGKVKEVQEQETETV, encoded by the coding sequence ATGCAAAGTTTTAGAACAGAATTAGAAAATCTGGACAATCCAGTAGTAGAGAAGGACATCATCGATCTGGCCGCTCGGATCGAGAAGTTCAACAATGGAGACATTGACCCTGACAAGTTTAGAAGCTTACGACTTGCCAGAGGAGTTTACGGTCAGCGCCAGCCGGGCAACCAAATGGTCAGAATCAAGATACCATATGGTAAAATGAGCGTAAAGCAGCTGAGAAGAATCGCTGACATCTCTACCGAATACGGTGGGGGCAACCTACACGCTACCACTAGACAGGATATCCAAATCCACTATGTGAGTCTGGATCGCACGCCAGAATTGTGGGCTAAGCTAGAGCAAGACGACATCACGCTAAGAGAAGCCTGTGGTAATACGGTAAGAAACGTGACCGCCTCTCCTGTAGCAGGTATCGATCCTAACGAACCATTTGATGTATCTCCATACGCTCATGCAGTGTTTGAGTACTTCTTGAGAAACCCTGTGTGTCAGGAAATGGGACGTAAATTCAAGATCTCCTTCTCGTCAAGTGACAAAGACACAGGTATCTCTTTCATTCACGACATTGGGTTCATTCCTAAAGTGAAAACTGAAGGTGGAAAAGAAATCAGAGGATTCAAGGTAATGATCGGAGGGGGTCTGGGTGCACAACCTGCTCCTGCAGTCAAAGCATATGACTTCCTCGAAGAAGATCAGATCATCCCATTCACTGAAGCCCTTTTGAGAGTTTTCGATCGCTATGGCGAAAGAAAAAGAAGAGTAAAAGCGCGTTTCAAATTCTTGCTAGCCGATATCGGTCTGGAAGAAGTAATGCGACTGGTAAAAGAAGAGTGGAATGCCCTAAGCACTAAAAGCTATAAAATCGATACCAGTGCAGTTGCTGGTCCTGTTCTGCCAACAACCATTGGTTTTTCTGACAAGGCCTTGATCAATCCTGAGCAATTTGAATTGTGGAAAGAAACCAACGTTCACCCACAGAAGCAGGAAGGATACTACTATGTAGAGGTGAAGGTTCCTAATGGTGACATCAGCTCACAAAAGGCGCATAAGTTTGCCGACATCATCAGCAAGTATGCTGCAGATGACGTTCGTGTGACGGTCAATCAGGGATATGTCTTGAGATATGTGAAAGAAGACAGCTTGAAGTCGCTCTTCACTGAACTGGATGACCTGAATCTGGCGAACCCAGGATTCGACAGCACGGCAGACATCATCGCTTGTGCGGGTACCGATACTTGTAACCTCGGGATCTCTAACAGTACGCGCGTAGCATTAGAGCTCGAAGGAGTGATCGAGCGCGAGTACCCAGAGCTGATCAAAAACAATGACATCAAAATCAAAATCAGTGGATGTCCTAACTCTTGTGGTCACCATGCGATTGCTTCTATTGGATTCCACGGGTCGTCTTTGAGAAACAAAGCCACTAAAAAAGTATTGCCAGCTGTGCAGGTGCTACTCGGAGGTGGATTGGACAAAGATGGTGACGGTTTCATCGCTGAGAAAGTGATCAAAGTGCCTAGCAAAAAAGCGCCTGACGTATTGAGAGTTTTGTTCAACGACTATGACGAAAATGCGGAAGAAGGCGAGTACTATGCTACTTACTTCAAAAGACAGGGCAAGGATTATTTTTACCAACTGTTGAAATTCTTAGCGGATACTGAAAATGTAACCGATTCGGACTACATCGACTGGGGTAAAGACGAGCAATTCAAAGTAGAAACAGAAGTGGGTGAATGTGCTGGCGTGATCATCGACTTGTTCTCTACGCTGATGTTCGAAGCAGAGGAGAAAGCACAGTGGGCCAAACAAGCACATGAGCTAGGCAACTATGCAGATTCTATCTACCACGCTTACAGTGTTTTCATCAACGGAGCTAAGGCCCTGTTGGTAGACAAAGGCGTGACTGTAAATACGCAAGCAGGCATCATGAAGAGCTTCGACGAGGAGTTCGAGGGTGATTTCGAAAGCGTAGTAGGATCATCTTTCACCGATTTTGTGTTGAGAATCAAGCAAAACGAGCCAAGCAAAGAGTGGGCTGAGAAGTTCATCGAGGACGCAGACCAGTTCCTTGGCAAAGTGAAAGAAGTACAGGAGCAAGAAACTGAAACTGTATAA
- the cobA gene encoding uroporphyrinogen-III C-methyltransferase → MTKKAKLTLVGAGPGDPELITLKGIRALEEADVVLYDALANEELLDYCKPEAIKTFVGKRAGCHVYQQDKINETIVSEAKKHGHVVRLKGGDPYVFGRGHEELQFAEAHGVDVEIVPGVTSAISVPALNQIPLTRRGINESFWVMTAVKSDGSLAADIELATQSTATVVILMGMKKLGKILDVFKKHGQEDTPAAVIQNGSREDEKIVIGKVSNLSQLVLDHQLTSPAIIVIGKTVALGEEKLKKNIQQMDPKPE, encoded by the coding sequence ATGACCAAAAAAGCAAAACTGACACTAGTGGGAGCCGGACCGGGAGATCCAGAGCTTATCACACTCAAGGGCATCAGGGCACTGGAGGAGGCAGATGTCGTGCTCTACGATGCACTGGCCAACGAAGAGCTACTCGACTACTGCAAACCAGAAGCCATCAAAACCTTCGTGGGCAAAAGAGCAGGCTGCCATGTCTACCAACAAGATAAAATCAACGAGACCATCGTATCAGAAGCCAAAAAACACGGCCATGTCGTCCGACTCAAAGGGGGTGACCCTTATGTCTTTGGCAGGGGGCATGAGGAACTGCAGTTTGCAGAGGCCCATGGCGTAGATGTGGAGATCGTACCCGGCGTGACCAGTGCCATATCCGTTCCGGCCCTGAATCAGATTCCCCTGACGCGACGTGGCATAAACGAGAGCTTTTGGGTGATGACTGCTGTCAAAAGCGACGGTAGTCTGGCGGCTGATATCGAACTGGCCACACAATCTACCGCCACTGTCGTGATCCTGATGGGAATGAAAAAACTCGGGAAGATTCTCGACGTATTCAAGAAACATGGTCAGGAAGATACCCCGGCAGCTGTGATACAAAATGGCTCACGTGAGGACGAAAAGATCGTGATCGGCAAGGTCAGCAACCTGTCCCAGCTGGTGCTGGATCATCAACTGACCTCCCCGGCCATTATCGTAATCGGAAAGACCGTGGCACTGGGAGAAGAAAAACTGAAAAAGAACATCCAACAAATGGATCCAAAACCGGAATAA